Proteins encoded in a region of the Xiphophorus couchianus chromosome 11, X_couchianus-1.0, whole genome shotgun sequence genome:
- the LOC114152651 gene encoding uncharacterized protein LOC114152651: MCNKDYEDVVFSAREWNQLKELCIVLSPFAEATELTQGERSVTISMVVPTVLDLNTHLLKMEETRMQCRPLVRALQQSLVKRFSGIFTKTNMAKDSGREEPFNHDVYFFAAMLDPQFGLSWVDLDVTNGGNAASVKKFRDELKKTLTDTLIFGVENMESTDDKCSEAMNVDPTSHSPPAKCPRLLSRYKAHKKHSSSVQNSSIATQLNRYFNDIRDCDSDNALAFWGENQSKYPQLHNLALKVLSVPASSAPVERVFSRGGIVMRPHRARLGAKMLQSLIFLKCNETLL; this comes from the exons ATGTGCAACAAAGACTATGAGGATGTCGTGTTCAGTGCGCGGGAGTGGAACCAGCTAAAGGAGCTATGTATAGTTCTTTCTCCATTTGCTGAAGCAACAGAGCTGACCCAAGGGGAAAGATCAGTGACTATTAGTATGGTGGTTCCAACTGTACTGGACTTGAACACACACCTCCTCAAGATGGAGGAGACCCGAATGCAGTGCCGGCCGTTGGTCAGAGCCCTCCAGCAGTCTCTGGTGAAAAGATTTTCTGgaatctttacaaaaacaaacatggccaaAGACAGTGGAAGAGAGGAACCTTTTAACCATGATGTGTACTTCTTTGCTGCCATGCTGGATCCACAGTTTGGCTTAAGCTGGGTGGATTTAGATGTTACCAACGGAGGTAATGCAGCATCGGTGAAGAAGTTCAGAGATGAACTTAAGAAGACACTGACAG acacaTTGATCTTTGGGGTGGAGAACATGGAGAGTACAGATGACAAGTGCTCAGAAGCCATGAATGTGGATCCAACCAGTCATTCGCCACCAGCCAAATGCCCTCGACTTCTGTCACGCTACAAGGCACATAAGAAGCACAGCTCCTCTGTCCAGAATTCAAGTATTGCAACACAATTAAACAGATACTTTAATGATATAAGAGACTGTGACAGTGACAATGCTCTTGCCTTCTGGGGAGAAAACCAGTCCAAATATCCTCAACTGCACAATTTGGCTTTGAAAGTGCTATCCGTCCCTGCCTCCTCTGCACCAGTGGAAAGGGTTTTTAGTCGAGGAGGCATTGTAATGAGACCCCATCGTGCACGTTTAGGTGCAAAAATGCTGCAGTCTCTAATCTTTCTGAAGTGCAATGAAACCTtactttaa